The Larus michahellis chromosome 2, bLarMic1.1, whole genome shotgun sequence genome window below encodes:
- the LOC141738281 gene encoding putative G-protein coupled receptor 141, with protein MRSLQIWMGLDCSWWENMYKEDFRNMTEENRNSSDPSSAFTHNNTMSAILITVYSVVFAGGGIGSITMSFVLVKMNTLSVTTTAIINLVVVHSLLVFTVPFRLHYYVNKKWVFKMPFCKTVSAMVHIHMYLTFLFYVITLVIRWLIFFQWKIKVEFYRKLHAIAASAAVWLFVMVFVVPVLYFEYGRSGSYEITTCFMFHQELQQGSVRALNYTIIVVVACITCVLLGLQIFILVKVSRKLSTSFWSHQEFWAQVKNLIFICVIIICFLPYHLFRAYYIQHVSEFGQLESYNEVFLSLTALSCLDLLSFVLSGSRLFKQKMGVLRSRLSCC; from the coding sequence AATATGTACAAGGAAGATTTCAGGAACATGACTGAAGAGAACAGGAACAGCAGTGACCCCTCCTCTGCCTTCACTCACAACAACACCATGAGTGCCATACTGATTACTGTCTACTCAGTTGTCTTTGCTGGAGGTGGGATTGGGTCCATCACAATGTCGTTTGTGCTGGTCAAGATGAACACTCTGTCCGTGACCACTACAGCCATCATTAACCTGGTCGTTGTGCACAGCCTCCTCGTCTTCACGGTGCCCTTCCGCCTGCACTACTATGTCAACAAGAAGTGGGTATTCAAGATGCCATTTTGCAAAACAGTGAGTGCAATGGTGCACATCCACATGTACCTGACCTTCCTATTCTATGTGATCACGCTGGTGATCCGGTGGCTCATCTTCTTTCAATGGAAGATCAAGGTAGAGTTTTACAGGAAGCTGCACGCCATTGCAGCAAGCGCTGCTGTGTGGCTCTTCGTCATGGTCTTTGTGGTGCCAGTCTTGTACTTTGAGTATGGACGCTCAGGCTCATATGAAATTACAACATGCTTTATGTTCCACCAAGAACTACAGCAGGGGAGCGTGAGAGCCCTGAACTACACCATAATTGTAGTTGTCGCCTGCATTACTTGTGTCCTCTTGGGCCTGCAGATTTTCATCCTGGTAAAAGTGTCAAGAAAACTTTCCACCTCCTTCTGGTCACACCAAGAGTTCTGGGCCCAGGTGAAAAACTTGATTTTCATCTGCGTCATCATAATTTGCTTCCTTCCCTATCACCTCTTTAGGGCCTACTACATACAGCACGTGAGTGAATTTGGCCAGTTAGAAAGCTACAATGAAGTTTTTTTGAGTCTGACTGCCCTCAGCTGTCTGGACCTGCTGTCGTTTGTGCTGAGTGGAAGTCGCCTCTTTAAGCAAAAGATGGGTGTTCTCCGTAGCAGGTTGTCTTGCTGCTAG